The Austwickia sp. genome includes a region encoding these proteins:
- a CDS encoding PhzF family phenazine biosynthesis protein: protein MATYPFDQIDVFCPEPPGGNPLAVVHDADGLTEDPMVEFARWTNLSETTFLLPPTAEGRAQGADYRVRIFTPGGELPFAGHPTIGSCHAWLARGARPGGGSATVLQECGIGLVALRIEADRIAFAAPPLLRSGPVAADDVQRVAVALGLGPRDVVDAAWADNGPGWMGLLLTDAATVLALRPDFAALGDAKVGVVGPHPTGGPADVEVRAFCPGYGVPEDPVTGSLNAALAMWLIGTGRLPTTYVAAQGTALGRRGRVHVSRDEAGVVWVGGAARTVITGSVELGA from the coding sequence ATGGCGACGTACCCCTTCGACCAGATCGACGTCTTCTGCCCCGAGCCGCCGGGTGGCAACCCGCTGGCGGTGGTGCACGACGCCGACGGCCTCACCGAGGATCCGATGGTCGAGTTCGCGCGGTGGACGAACCTCTCGGAGACGACCTTCCTGCTGCCGCCGACGGCGGAAGGGCGGGCGCAGGGCGCCGACTACCGAGTCCGCATCTTCACCCCGGGTGGGGAGCTGCCGTTCGCCGGGCACCCCACGATCGGCAGCTGTCACGCGTGGCTGGCGCGCGGGGCCCGGCCGGGTGGCGGGTCGGCGACGGTGTTGCAGGAGTGCGGGATCGGGCTGGTCGCCCTGCGCATCGAGGCGGATCGGATCGCCTTCGCGGCGCCCCCGCTGCTGCGTTCGGGGCCGGTGGCCGCGGACGACGTACAGCGGGTGGCGGTGGCACTCGGGCTCGGCCCGAGGGACGTCGTCGACGCGGCGTGGGCCGACAACGGCCCCGGCTGGATGGGGCTGCTGCTCACCGACGCCGCCACGGTGCTCGCGCTGCGCCCCGACTTCGCCGCGCTCGGCGACGCCAAGGTGGGGGTGGTGGGCCCCCACCCGACCGGCGGCCCAGCCGACGTGGAGGTGCGGGCGTTCTGCCCGGGGTACGGCGTCCCCGAGGACCCGGTGACCGGGTCCCTCAACGCCGCGCTTGCGATGTGGCTGATCGGGACGGGGCGGCTGCCCACGACGTACGTCGCAGCCCAGGGCACCGCCCTGGGGCGACGCGGCCGGGTCCACGTGAGCCGCGACGAGGCGGGCGTCGTCTGGGTGGGCGGGGCGGCCCGCACGGTGATCACGGGATCCGTGGAACTCGGCGCCTGA
- a CDS encoding ferritin produces MSSEQLHEQNLSAQALDRHRAIVSLMEELEAVDWYNQRVEATSDESLRRILEHNRDEEAEHAAMLIEWLRRTYPQFGEELKTYLFTEGDILEAEEKATGKD; encoded by the coding sequence ATGAGCAGCGAGCAACTCCACGAGCAGAACCTCAGCGCGCAGGCCCTGGACCGGCACCGCGCCATCGTCTCGCTGATGGAGGAGCTGGAGGCCGTCGACTGGTACAACCAGCGCGTCGAGGCCACCAGCGACGAGTCGCTGCGCCGGATCCTGGAGCACAACCGGGACGAGGAGGCCGAGCACGCCGCGATGTTGATCGAGTGGCTGCGGCGGACGTACCCGCAGTTCGGCGAGGAGCTCAAGACCTACCTGTTCACCGAGGGCGACATCCTCGAGGCCGAGGAGAAGGCCACCGGCAAGGACTGA
- a CDS encoding catalase: protein MTQPTTPPPNPGNDTGSTMLNGAPAPSDRHSLTLGPDGPLLLHDHHLVNALAHFNRENIPDRKPHAKGSGAFGELEITHDITRYTKAAVFQPGTKTRMLARFSTVAGEAGSPDTWRDVRGFALKFYTTEGNWDLVGNNTPIFFLRDPMKFPNFIRSQKRLGDSGLRDQNMQWDFWTLNPESAHQVTYLMGDRGLPRSWRFMNGYGSHTYMLVNASGERFWVKFHFHSDQGVENWKGADAEKIAGEDADFHRRDLFQAIERGEYPSWTLKVQIMPYDEAKTYHFNPFDLTKIWPHSDYPLIEVGRMTLKENPENFFAQIDQASFAPSNIVPGIGFSPDRMLLARVFAYSDAHRARVGVNHDQLPVNRPLPEVEAKYNVYTFDGPMRYYHSGGQATYAANSTGRGYADNDGRDEAGWEADGEMIRCAQALRPDDDDFGQAGTLVREVFDDAARDRFVETIAGALLQDVTPPVLERAFWYWSSVDATIGARIKAEVQKGQADGGPGNDPDKAKAKQPEAIRESDTQAGR from the coding sequence ATGACTCAGCCGACGACCCCGCCGCCCAACCCCGGAAACGACACCGGCTCGACGATGCTCAACGGCGCCCCCGCGCCGAGTGACCGCCACAGCCTGACTCTCGGTCCCGATGGGCCGCTGCTGCTGCACGATCACCACCTCGTCAACGCCCTCGCGCACTTCAACCGGGAGAACATCCCGGACCGCAAGCCGCACGCCAAGGGCTCCGGCGCGTTCGGCGAGCTGGAGATCACGCACGACATCACGAGGTACACGAAGGCCGCGGTGTTCCAGCCCGGCACCAAGACCCGGATGCTGGCGCGGTTCTCGACGGTCGCGGGCGAGGCCGGGTCCCCCGACACGTGGCGCGACGTGCGCGGTTTCGCGCTGAAGTTCTACACGACCGAGGGCAACTGGGACCTCGTCGGCAACAACACCCCGATCTTCTTCCTGCGCGACCCCATGAAGTTCCCGAACTTCATCCGCAGCCAGAAGCGACTCGGCGATTCCGGGCTGCGCGACCAGAACATGCAGTGGGACTTCTGGACGCTGAACCCCGAAAGCGCCCACCAGGTCACCTATCTGATGGGCGACCGGGGGCTGCCGCGGAGCTGGCGATTCATGAACGGCTACGGCAGCCACACCTACATGCTGGTCAACGCCTCCGGCGAGCGGTTCTGGGTGAAGTTCCACTTCCACAGCGACCAGGGCGTGGAGAACTGGAAGGGCGCCGACGCCGAGAAGATCGCGGGCGAGGACGCCGACTTCCACCGGCGGGATCTGTTCCAGGCCATCGAGCGCGGGGAGTACCCAAGCTGGACGCTGAAGGTGCAGATCATGCCGTACGACGAGGCGAAGACCTATCACTTCAACCCCTTCGACCTGACGAAGATCTGGCCGCACTCGGATTACCCGCTGATCGAGGTGGGTCGGATGACGCTGAAGGAGAACCCGGAGAACTTCTTCGCCCAGATCGACCAGGCCTCGTTCGCGCCGAGCAACATCGTGCCGGGCATCGGGTTCAGCCCGGACCGGATGCTGCTGGCGCGGGTGTTCGCCTACTCCGACGCGCACCGCGCCCGGGTCGGCGTGAACCACGACCAGCTGCCGGTGAACCGGCCGCTGCCGGAGGTCGAGGCGAAGTACAACGTCTACACCTTCGACGGGCCGATGCGGTACTACCACAGCGGCGGCCAGGCCACCTATGCCGCGAACTCGACCGGCCGCGGGTACGCCGACAACGACGGTCGCGACGAGGCGGGCTGGGAGGCCGACGGCGAGATGATCCGCTGCGCGCAGGCCCTGCGCCCGGATGACGACGACTTCGGCCAGGCGGGCACGCTGGTGCGCGAGGTCTTCGACGACGCTGCCCGGGACCGGTTCGTGGAGACCATCGCCGGGGCGTTGCTGCAGGACGTGACGCCGCCGGTGCTGGAGCGGGCGTTCTGGTACTGGTCCTCCGTCGACGCCACCATCGGCGCCCGGATCAAGGCCGAGGTCCAGAAGGGCCAGGCCGACGGCGGCCCCGGCAATGACCCCGACAAGGCCAAGGCGAAGCAGCCGGAGGCGATCCGCGAGAGCGACACGCAAGCCGGCCGTTAA
- a CDS encoding ASCH domain-containing protein, whose translation MSRSEIDAFWEDARIHVGLTELASYVGATPLSAIQPPAWSFGATPEQADRLLQLVLDGIKTATAGALWDYEAEGDELPTPGMLSIVLDGAGHPRALVRTDDVQIVPFREVGEEHAYAEGEGDRTLASWRAEHERFFNEHAAHDRGFRDDMPLVLERFTVLHRWT comes from the coding sequence ATGTCGCGGAGCGAGATCGACGCCTTCTGGGAGGACGCCCGCATCCACGTGGGGCTGACCGAGCTCGCGTCGTACGTCGGCGCCACGCCCCTCTCGGCCATCCAACCGCCGGCGTGGTCCTTCGGGGCGACCCCCGAGCAGGCGGACCGGCTGCTGCAGCTCGTCCTCGACGGGATCAAGACGGCGACCGCGGGGGCGCTGTGGGACTACGAGGCCGAGGGCGACGAGCTGCCCACGCCGGGAATGCTCTCGATCGTGCTCGACGGCGCCGGCCACCCACGGGCGCTGGTCCGCACCGACGATGTCCAGATCGTGCCGTTCCGCGAGGTGGGCGAGGAGCATGCGTACGCCGAGGGCGAGGGCGACCGGACCCTGGCGAGCTGGCGCGCGGAGCATGAGCGCTTCTTCAACGAGCACGCGGCCCACGACCGGGGGTTTCGCGACGACATGCCCCTGGTGCTGGAGCGGTTCACCGTGCTGCATCGCTGGACGTGA
- a CDS encoding MFS transporter codes for MMTVSPARRARGAGWSSRAAGSLRLLFAEPVLRPVLLALIPLGVTLEAVNVVEIFLLRDALGVPPEQVGILTVALGGGAVAGSAAAGRIDRAATRVRVIFAAFGAMGLLTAASGVAPSYGVLLALQASCGAANALSNGLLMALVVDRIPDERSGDANAALNGMARALGTVALLLGGWLGGLIGPRPTFLLCGAVSSVIVVAVVVRRARSVTEGSSAAELTSSDAAR; via the coding sequence GTGATGACCGTCTCGCCGGCGCGTCGGGCGCGGGGCGCCGGGTGGTCGAGCCGGGCCGCGGGGAGCCTGCGGCTGCTCTTCGCCGAACCGGTCTTACGGCCCGTGCTGCTGGCCCTCATCCCGCTGGGCGTCACGCTCGAGGCGGTCAACGTCGTCGAGATCTTCCTCCTGCGGGATGCTCTGGGCGTTCCCCCGGAACAGGTGGGGATCCTGACCGTGGCCCTCGGCGGCGGGGCCGTCGCGGGTTCGGCGGCGGCCGGCCGGATCGACCGCGCAGCAACGCGCGTCCGGGTCATCTTCGCGGCGTTCGGCGCGATGGGGCTGCTCACCGCGGCGAGCGGGGTCGCGCCGTCGTACGGCGTACTGCTCGCGCTTCAGGCCTCCTGCGGAGCGGCGAACGCCCTGTCGAACGGGCTGCTCATGGCCCTGGTCGTGGATCGGATCCCGGACGAGCGGAGCGGCGACGCCAACGCCGCGCTCAACGGCATGGCACGCGCGTTGGGGACCGTGGCGCTGCTGCTCGGCGGCTGGCTGGGTGGGCTCATCGGGCCGCGGCCGACGTTCCTGCTCTGCGGCGCCGTGAGCAGCGTCATCGTGGTCGCGGTCGTGGTGCGCCGGGCTCGGTCGGTGACCGAGGGATCGTCAGCCGCCGAGCTCACGTCCAGCGATGCAGCACGGTGA
- a CDS encoding winged helix-turn-helix transcriptional regulator, with the protein MAEETPRRRTDAPARQTTGETTRRRTDAPALSISDPRALKALAHPARQRVVDLLYDHDVAITATQAAAECGLSPSAMSYHLRALERWGIVERDASASDGRERPWRAVGSSLNVGPSALTGVPVAEVATYLAAFLAPLNEAALRLASQLSEQPRDAPPHVSGVLSRGRLWLSPEEFAEVTDALAAVTQRFADRSIEDHPAHARPYDAYRILLPVDAATGAPEKNLGGDATAQPPQA; encoded by the coding sequence ATGGCCGAAGAGACGCCGCGACGCCGTACCGACGCCCCGGCTCGGCAGACCACCGGGGAGACGACGCGACGCCGTACGGACGCCCCCGCGCTGTCGATCTCCGACCCGCGGGCCCTCAAGGCTCTAGCCCATCCCGCCCGGCAGCGAGTGGTGGACCTGCTGTACGACCACGACGTGGCCATCACCGCGACCCAGGCCGCGGCCGAGTGCGGGCTGTCCCCGTCGGCCATGAGCTACCACCTGCGCGCCCTGGAGCGATGGGGCATCGTCGAGCGCGACGCGTCCGCGAGCGACGGCCGGGAGCGGCCCTGGCGCGCCGTCGGCTCATCGCTCAACGTCGGGCCGAGCGCGCTGACGGGGGTTCCGGTCGCGGAGGTGGCGACGTACCTGGCTGCCTTCCTGGCCCCCCTCAACGAGGCGGCGCTGCGACTCGCCAGCCAGCTCTCCGAGCAACCCCGGGACGCGCCGCCGCACGTGTCCGGCGTGCTGAGCCGCGGTCGGCTGTGGCTGTCCCCTGAGGAGTTTGCCGAGGTCACGGACGCCTTGGCCGCGGTGACGCAGCGCTTCGCCGACCGCTCCATCGAGGACCATCCAGCGCACGCGCGGCCCTACGACGCGTACCGGATCCTGCTGCCCGTCGACGCGGCCACCGGCGCCCCCGAAAAAAATCTTGGCGGCGATGCAACCGCGCAACCACCCCAGGCGTAA
- a CDS encoding acyltransferase family protein: MTIAPARTTPALGLPAPQPRPRQAWVDVARGFVVVMVVVMHLGIYHFLPMTTGESSNAFWTEVNSVLQVLRMPSLLILSGWLASSRVRAGLGSARTRRTIAANAYLYVLWLAIYAAAAVALGATEMAQAPTPQTFLPELLMPYSTLWFLAALAWYTAGLAALRRVPAPVVLTGLFALGWLSTNLWPVEMGLWANIPHMAIYFAIGVYAKPAIEAIGARPALALAGGVGSAVMLGEIAGTLQEGGLPTYPLVVAQSLAGVAAVFGAASLATRDAAPLTKPLAWLGRRTLSIYALHYLAIMAVSTVASGRLYDLDRALLASPTGRWVYPLVATAAIVLAAVAVHEAAQHLGLRWLFAMPHRPAALARRTADARARVARRIDTLAPIGYLASHTQPEPRVPDDADFAEVEELPPRLTLVPVG, encoded by the coding sequence GTGACCATCGCGCCTGCCCGCACCACGCCCGCGCTGGGGCTACCCGCCCCGCAGCCGCGGCCGCGGCAGGCCTGGGTCGACGTCGCGCGCGGGTTCGTCGTCGTGATGGTGGTGGTCATGCACCTCGGCATCTATCACTTCCTGCCGATGACCACCGGCGAGTCGAGCAACGCCTTCTGGACCGAGGTCAACTCCGTCCTGCAGGTCCTGCGGATGCCGTCCCTGCTCATCCTGTCCGGCTGGCTCGCCTCGTCGCGGGTGCGGGCGGGGCTGGGCAGCGCGAGAACCCGCCGGACGATCGCCGCCAACGCCTACCTGTACGTGCTGTGGCTGGCGATCTACGCCGCCGCGGCGGTGGCGCTCGGCGCCACGGAGATGGCCCAGGCGCCGACCCCGCAGACGTTCCTGCCTGAACTGCTCATGCCGTACAGCACGCTGTGGTTCCTCGCCGCCCTGGCCTGGTACACCGCCGGCTTGGCCGCCCTGCGCCGCGTGCCGGCTCCGGTCGTCCTGACCGGGCTGTTCGCCCTCGGGTGGCTGAGCACCAACCTGTGGCCGGTCGAGATGGGGCTGTGGGCGAACATCCCGCACATGGCGATCTACTTCGCGATCGGCGTCTACGCCAAGCCCGCCATCGAGGCCATCGGCGCGCGCCCCGCCCTGGCGCTCGCCGGCGGAGTCGGCTCCGCCGTCATGCTGGGGGAGATCGCCGGCACGCTGCAGGAGGGCGGCCTCCCGACGTACCCGTTGGTCGTCGCCCAGTCCCTCGCCGGCGTCGCCGCCGTCTTCGGGGCGGCCTCGCTGGCCACCCGGGACGCCGCGCCACTGACCAAGCCCCTCGCCTGGCTGGGGCGACGCACGCTGTCGATCTACGCGCTGCACTACCTGGCGATCATGGCCGTCTCGACGGTGGCGTCGGGCCGCCTGTACGACCTCGACCGCGCGCTGCTCGCCAGCCCCACCGGCCGGTGGGTGTACCCACTCGTGGCGACGGCCGCCATCGTGCTGGCCGCCGTCGCCGTCCACGAGGCCGCCCAGCACCTCGGCCTGCGCTGGCTGTTCGCGATGCCGCACCGTCCGGCCGCGCTGGCCCGCCGCACCGCCGACGCCCGCGCCCGGGTCGCGCGCCGCATCGACACGCTGGCCCCGATCGGCTACCTCGCGAGCCACACCCAGCCCGAGCCGCGCGTTCCCGACGACGCCGACTTCGCGGAGGTCGAGGAGCTGCCGCCGCGGCTCACGCTCGTGCCGGTCGGCTAG